The Argonema galeatum A003/A1 genome segment ACATTGTAGAGACGTTTCATGAAACGTCTCTACAGCCTATAGACATAAAGGGGGTAATCGTTGCGGATTTGGTATCAGTCATCGTAGAGGGCGAAGCAAACGGGCAGAAAATCTAGGGGGAGAGCGATCGATGTTTTGCCCGTTTGCTTCGCCCCTACAACCTAAAAAGGCACATAATAATTCCGAAAGAATCGAAAAATCATGAAGAGAACTATAGATTGGAAAGAAGCTTTTTGGCTTGGCGCTGGTGTATTACCATCGATTTTGGTGGCCATAGGCGCAATGGCGGCAATTGTAGGCACGCCATCGATACTTGTCTGGACGCTATCAACTGCGATCGGTTTCATGCAACTCTTTTTATACGCCGAGCTGGCGGCTATCTTTCCGAACAAGACGGGAGGAGCTTCTATCTACGGCGCAGTCGCATGGCTTCGCTACGGCAAGATTTTTGCCCCCATCAATGTTTGGTGCTATTGGATCACTTGGTCTGGGGCGCTGGCAGTTACAGCGGCGCTGGCAGGAAATTACATCGTGACTGCTTTTTTGGCAGATACGCCATTGGCGAAGTTCTCCATCACCCTGCTCGACCTTTCAGGGATATTGCCGGGAATCACCTTCAAGCTCAACGGGATCATCCTGTGTAGTGCGGTAATTCTGCTGCTGGCGTTTTATATGCAGCATAGGGGTATCCTCCAAACGGCAAAGATACAGTTTGCGCTGGCGCTTCTATCTTTGATTCCATTGCTCCTGCTTGCGATCGTACCGTTGCTCACCGGCAAAATCAATCCAGCCAACTTTCTACCTTTCATTCCACAAAACACAACCAGTTGGTTGAGCGGTACTGCCTTCACTCTGATGATGGGTGGGTTGTTCATCGGAGGCTATATTACCTACGGGGCTGAAATTGCAGTCTGTTACGTGAGCGAATTTAAAGACCCCGTAAAGGATACCTTGAAAGCTATTATCGTACTTGGGGCAGTTGCAGCTGCCTGCTTTATTATTTTCCCCTTCACTTTTTTAGGAGTGTTGGGGATGAGTAATATTACCGATCCAGCTTTTATCGGCGGAGATCCCCAAGCGGCAGTCGTCAAACTAGCAGAGGTTACCTTTGGGGGTGGATCTGGCAAATTGCTGACGCTGATGCTGATTTTAGCGTTGATCTTGGGAATTGTCACACCCATGTCTGGCAGTTCCAGAACTTTATATCAGGCTTCAATAGATGGTTTATTCCCCAAGTTTTTGAGTAAGCTAAACAAGCATGGTGCCCCCACCAGAGCTATGTGGGCTGACCTGATCTTTAACATGGTTTTACTGAGTTTGGGGAACCCAATTTTTGTCATCGCAGCCTGCAATGTGGCGTACCTCCTCTGCGTCTTTATGAATTTGAATGCAGTCTGGATGCTGCGAAGACAATTGCCTAACCAGCCCCGTGCTTTCCGCGCTCCCGATTGGCTTGTTTATTGGGGGGGGCCAATTCTATCTTTACTCAATTTATCCTTCATAATCTTTGGAGCTAATGTTTTCGATCCAAATGCTCTGTGGTATGGACTGGGTGCGATCGCAATTATTTTTCCCATCTTCTACTACAGGCACTATATAGTTGATAAAGGTGTGTGGCCGGAGAGTGCCCGAAAGGATTTAGAGATTTCTGAAGAGACTTAAATGTAAATGTTCGCGGTTCATGGTTAATGACCATGAACCATTCATGCTTAGTAAAATTTGCCATCAAGGGGTAACAAACCCGGATTTGATATAGCGGTTCTCAAGTAAGTGAGGTACGTAGTTGGGCTTTAGCCCTCTTAATTTAGCGGTTATTATAAGCTGTCAGTCATACCTCATCTACCTTATAAGGGCTATATATAGCAACCGCTTTCGTCGTTTAGGACATTCTGAATTCCACCAAACGTTGGCGGATTCTAAACCTTTCTGACCCTAGTCCCTAGCCCCTAGTCCCTAGTCCCTAGCTATAAGTCCTGCATCTGCTAGAATTACTGAAAAAAAATCAAAATGCCAGAAACTTTAAAACCTTCCCTGCGCGAACAACAACATCCCCTGATTCGCCAGTTAGCTGACTGCATCGAGTCTACCTGGAAAAGCTTCCTCGACCTAGAACCCTACCACCTGCCAGCTGAATTGGGATATGTGGAAGGACGACTGGAAGGAGAAAAACTGACCATTGAAAACCGATGCTACCAGTCACCGCAATTTCGCAAAATGCACCTGGAATTGGCAAAAGTTGGTGCAAATCTGGATATTTTGCATTGCGTGATGTTTCCCCGTCCCGAATACGCCTTGCCGATGTTTGGCACCGACTTGGTGGGAGGACGGGGACAAATTAGTGCGGCGATCGTAGATTTATCCTCCACAAACCGCGACCTCACCTTGCCAGACGGATATAGAGAAGGTCTCGCCGCCCTACCTGCTGCAAACTTCTCTCAACCCCGCGAACTTCCCGAATGGGGTGATATTTTCTCCGAATTTTGCCTATTTATCAGACCTGGTAGTGCAGAGGAAGAAGCCCAATTTCTCGATCGCGTCAAAGCATTTTTAGAGATTCACTGTCAGCAAGCTTTAGCCCTAGAGCCAGTCTCATCAGAAGAGGAGCTAGAGAACATTCTCGCCGGTCAACGCTACTACTGCACCAAACAGCAGAAAAACGACAAAACTCGGCGAGTCCTGGAAAAAGCTTTTGGCCTCGAATGGGCCGAAAATTACATGAGTACAGTTCTATTCGACTTCGTTTAGCACGATCGCCTAAAACACCAGTACAGTAATTGTTGTTGCTAAAAGTAATCAAGTG includes the following:
- a CDS encoding APC family permease; this translates as MKRTIDWKEAFWLGAGVLPSILVAIGAMAAIVGTPSILVWTLSTAIGFMQLFLYAELAAIFPNKTGGASIYGAVAWLRYGKIFAPINVWCYWITWSGALAVTAALAGNYIVTAFLADTPLAKFSITLLDLSGILPGITFKLNGIILCSAVILLLAFYMQHRGILQTAKIQFALALLSLIPLLLLAIVPLLTGKINPANFLPFIPQNTTSWLSGTAFTLMMGGLFIGGYITYGAEIAVCYVSEFKDPVKDTLKAIIVLGAVAAACFIIFPFTFLGVLGMSNITDPAFIGGDPQAAVVKLAEVTFGGGSGKLLTLMLILALILGIVTPMSGSSRTLYQASIDGLFPKFLSKLNKHGAPTRAMWADLIFNMVLLSLGNPIFVIAACNVAYLLCVFMNLNAVWMLRRQLPNQPRAFRAPDWLVYWGGPILSLLNLSFIIFGANVFDPNALWYGLGAIAIIFPIFYYRHYIVDKGVWPESARKDLEISEET
- a CDS encoding phycocyanobilin:ferredoxin oxidoreductase, encoding MPETLKPSLREQQHPLIRQLADCIESTWKSFLDLEPYHLPAELGYVEGRLEGEKLTIENRCYQSPQFRKMHLELAKVGANLDILHCVMFPRPEYALPMFGTDLVGGRGQISAAIVDLSSTNRDLTLPDGYREGLAALPAANFSQPRELPEWGDIFSEFCLFIRPGSAEEEAQFLDRVKAFLEIHCQQALALEPVSSEEELENILAGQRYYCTKQQKNDKTRRVLEKAFGLEWAENYMSTVLFDFV